The genome window AAGAACCGCAAGCCCTCTTCACAGAGGCTTGCGGTTCTTTCGTGTTCCTATGAAAATGCGCCGTAGTTGATGCTTCGTTTAAGCTTCTACCGGATACATTTTATTGCGCAGTTCTTTGATTTCATCACTTTCCAGATACTCGTCATAGCTCATTTGGCGATCAATGATGCCATTCGGCGTAATTTCGATAATCCGGTTAGCAATGGTTTGAATGAACTGATGGTCATGGGATGTGAACAGCATAGTGCCGTCAAAATCAATCATACCATTGTTCAGCGCTGTGATGGATTCGAGATCCAAGTGGTTCGTAGGCTCATCCAGAATCAATGCGTTAGCACCCGTCTGCATCATTTTCGCCAGCATACAGCGAACTTTCTCTCCCCCGGAGAGTACACTTGCCTTTTTCAGGGATTCCTCACCAGAGAACAGCATACGTCCCAAGAATCCACGCAAATACGTTTCATCCTGATCTTTGGAATATTGACGGAGCCAATCCACGAGCGTCATGTCTACACCATCAAAATATTTGGAGTTGTCTTTCGGGAAATAAGCTTGAGTTGTAGTTACACCCCAAGTGTATTCGCCGCTATCCAATTCCGTTTCACCCATCAGAATGTCAAACAGTAGTGACTTGGCATTCCCGTTTGGTCCAACAAATGCAATTTTATCCCCTTTGTTCACGACAAAGCTGATATCATTCAGCATTTTTACACCATCAATGGATTTGCTGATGCGATCTACGGTCAACAATTGTTTACCGGCTTCACGCTCAGGCTTGAAGTTGATAAACGGATATTTACGGTTCGAAGGACGAAGGTCATCCAGCGTGATTTTGTCGAGTTGTTTCTTCCGGGAAGTTGCCTGTTTCGATTTCGAAGCATTCGCGGAGAAACGTTGAATAAAGGCTTGAAGCTCTTTAATCTTCTCTTCTTTTTTCTTGTTGGCATCACGTTGCAACGCAAGTGCCAATTGGCTGGACTCGTACCAGAAGTCATAGTTACCTACGTACAGCTGGATTTTACCAAAGTCGATATCCGCAATGTGCGTACATACTTTGTTCAGGAAGTGACGGTCATGGGATACCACAATAACAGTACCTTCATAGTCCATCAAGAAGTTCTCAAGCCATTGAATGGATTCGAGATCCAAGTGGTTGGTAGGCTCATCGAGCAACAGGTTGTTTGGACGACCAAACAATGCTTGTGCAAGCAGGACACGAACTTTTTCGTTACCACTTAGTTCATTCATTTTCTTATCGTGCATGTCACGGTCGATACCCAGACCGATCAGGAGTGCCGCCGCATCCGGCTCAGCATCCCAGCCATTAAGCTCTGCAAATTCACCTTCAAGCTCACCTGCACGCAGTCCGTCTTCTTCGGTAAAGTCTGCTTTGGCATACAGTGTATCTTTTTCTTTCATAATGGCATAGAGGCGACTATGGCCCATAATTACCGTTTCGAGAACCGGATACTCATCATATTCAAAGTGGTTTTGCTTCAAAACGGCCATACGTTCGCCCGGGGTGATGTGCACCTCTCCCGAGTTTGACTCAATTTCACCGGACAAAATTTTCAAAAATGTTGATTTGCCGGCTCCATTGGCGCCGATGAGGCCGTAACAGTTTCCTGGTGTGAATTTGATATTTACATCTTCAAAAAGTGCACGTTTTCCGTAGCGGAGCGTGATGCCGCTTGTACTGATCATTAAGCATACCATCCTTTATTGGTTAATCTGCATACTGCATGAATAGCAAGTTGCGTAAATCCTGGATTCAATATCCCGATGCCTATTCTGGCACCATATTATAACACAAAAAAGCGGCAAATTCGAAAATTGGCCGCTTTTTACTGATTAAAGACTTGGTAAAAATACTGTTCATGCGGGTATACCCCTACATTAACATATTTGGCTCCCTTTTGTTAGTCCTGTTTACCTTCTTCATGCCGAATGCGAAGCGTTTCGCCATGACCAAGCACCCGAATCCGCTCTTTACCAATGCCTAGCCGTTCACGTTCAACTTCCAGACGATCCAGTGCTTCCTTAGGCGTATCATCTGCCAGCTTGAATGTGCCGTAGTGCATGGGCACCATAAGCTGGGAGCCGGTTTCAACGAACCCCTGCAGTGCTTCTTCAGGTGTCACATGCTGAGAAGTCATGAACCATTCTGGATCGTAAGCACCGATGGGCATCAGGGTAATACCAATGTCAAAGCGCTCTCCAATCGTCTTGAAACCTTGGAAGTAACCTGTATCCCCTACAAAATACAACACAGGCGGGCCACCCGAATCTTTGGGTGATTTGTTCTTCCCTGATTCCGCCGTGGATAAATGATCCTGATCGCTCTTTGTTGCAGCACTTTCCGCTGCAGAGGTCGTCGCTAGATGATGCTGTTCCAACACATAACCGCCCCAGTGGGACGTATTGGTATCGAACAGCGTCCGGCGCGTCCAGTGCTGTGCAGGGACAAAGGTTATTTTGACTCCGCCGAGTGTAATATGTTCCCACCACTTCATCTCATGGCACCGATGGAAACCTTTGCGAATCATCTTGCGCTTCAGACCATCAGGTACGATCAGCAATGTCTTGGCGGTAATCAGCTTCCGTAGGGAAGCCAGATGCAGATGATCATAGTGGGAATGGGATATCAGAATGACATCCAATGGTGGAATATCCTGAATCGGAATCCCCGGGGCACCGAGTCTTCGTTGAAATCCCATTTTTTCGGCCCACACCGGGTCAGTCACGATGTTCAATCCATAATATTGAATGAAAAACGTGGAGTGACCAATCCAGGTAATACTTGTGTCCTCCCGATTGGCATGCAGATAATCCAGTTCAGGCGGGTGTTTGGGCACGGTGTAGGAGTAGTCCTTCACTTTATTGCGCCGCTGCTCCCTCCATTGCTTGAATTCCTTCAGCGTTTTGTCCGTACTTACATTATCAATGTTGTTATAACGGATTTTAGGCATGAAAGGGTCATCCTCCCTTCCTGATTTCTTAACAACAGATTACCCCAAACGGGAATGCACGTACCAGTTAATCAATCCTTCGGATTTTTGCATACGGCCAGATATATGAACAGAAAGACAATCGCAGCCATAATGATAAGTGGCGGGGCATACATAATCGTGAATGTCTCAAAAAAACTCAACCCGGTTATACCGGGTATGCCCGTGACTCCCTCAGAAGATAGTGGATACAGCAAGGGAGTCATAAGTAGGAACATGTTCAGCAGCATGAACAGACTCATCCTTTCTTTTTACCAGAATTACCACGTACATAATTGGCATCGAACAGGAACAGCTTCATAATCAGCACAAGCGACGGAATCAGCACGAGCAGCCCCAGGCTGAACGCCGTAATCAGTGCAATCCCCATCGTACGATTAGTAAAGCTGTCATAGATATTAATGTAGGGATACAGGATATACGGAAGGTGGGATCGCCCGTAACCATACCAGGCAAAGGCAAACTGAAGCATGACAGCGATAAAACACCAGCCCAGATATTTGCGTTTCCACACCAGCGACACCGCAATGACAAAGCAGATAAACGAAGCAATGAACATCCATGAGATATTCACCATCTGCTCAAAATGTGCGGGATTCTGTTTGTTAATCTGCAGAAATGCCAGAAAACTCGCAAAAATGGTGGGCAAGCTCCACAGCAATGCATACTCTCGAAGCACCTCAAATGCCGGCTCATCCCCTGCCCTTTTTGCATAATAGGAAAGAAACATCGCCGAGATGTACAGCACACTGACCAGTGCAAGCAAAACAACCGACCAGGTATAGGGATTCGTCAAAAATTCACGCCAGCGAAAAAACACCTCTTCGCCCACCTGCTCAATGATTCCACCCTCGGATATCGCCAAAATGGTGGAGAATACCGCCGGAATAAGCAAGCCCGTCGCTCCGTACAATGCCATGTAGATCCGGCTGTTCTCCCCATGGTTGCCATAAGTATTGTAGGCATAATACACCCCCCGGATGGCAAGCAGTACAATGGCCAAAGAACCCGGAACCAGCAAAGCAGTCCCATAGTAGAAGGCGCTGTCCGGATAAAACCCGACCAAGCCGACCACAAAAAAGATCAGAAACACATTCGTCACTTCCCACACGGGAGACAGGTAGCGCTGAATGATGTTATGAATTTTGTTCTCGTGCCCGGTCAAAATGCTGTAAAAGCTGAAGAACCCAGCACCAAAATCAATTGAAGCGACAATCAGGTAACCGAACAAAAACGTCCACAATATCGCAATGCCTGCAATTTCGAAACTCAATGCACGATCCCTCCTTCAAGCCCCAGAGACGCCAGTTCCTTCTCTGCTTCCTTGTTGCGGAACAGCTTGCTGAGCACTCGAATGCACGAGAAACATAGAATCAGATACAGTAAAATAAACAACACCAGCATCCATCCTACCGAAGTCGACGTCGTGGCTGCTTCCGACACCTTCATATACCCGCGTAAAATCCAAGGCTGTCTGCCAACTTCAGCGAACATCCACCCCAGCTCGATAGCAATCATGGCCAGAGGACCCAGCAAGACAATGCCGAGCAACAGCCATTTGGGATATGGCTTGCGCCCTGGCAACCACCGACGCAGTACATATAACACAGGAATCATCAGGATGATCACTCCGGTTGTGACCTTCAGGTCGAACATATAATGAATGGACAGTGGTGGCCTCAGGTCCGCTGGATATTCTTCGAGACCTTTCACTTCCGTATCAGGACGATTCCCCGCCAAAATGCTGAGTGCATAAGGAATCTCAATGGCGTATTTTACTTCATTGTTCTCATCCAAAATGCCCCCATAGACAAGCGGTGCCTCTTTCATCGTCTTGAAATGCCATTCTGCGGCAGCCAGCTTCTCCGGCTGATATTTCGCCAGGAATTTACCGGAAGAGTCCCCGATCATGACGGTGCTGATGGCAAAGACAAGCGCAGATACCGTCGTGAGTTTTAGTGCTTTTTTGTAATACACATGATCCCGTCCCCGAAGCAAACTGAAGGCGGCTATCCCCGCCAGGATACCTGCACTCAGAGTGTAAGATGAGGCGAGTACATGGGACACCTTGGTTGGTGTTGCCGGATTCAACATGGCAGCAATCGGATGAATGTCCTTCATGATGCCATTAATCAGGGTGAACCCCTGAGGCTGATTCATGAAGGAGTTCACCGTCGTAATGAAAATCGCAGAGGCAGATGAACCAAGAGCTACCGGAATCAACAACAGCATATGCGTGTATTTTTTTTTGAAACGATCCCATGTATAGAGGTAAATTCCCAGAAAGATCGCCTCGATAAAAAAGGCAAACGTCTCCATAAAAAGTGGCAGGGCAATGGCCTGACCTGCTACCCGCATAAACATCGGCCACAGCAGACTAAGCTGTAATCCGATCGAGGTGCCTGTAACGACACCAACGGCAACGGTGATGACAAAACCTCGTGCCCACCGACGTGCCAGCAAGGTGTAATGCATATCATTGGTTCGTAGTCCTCGCCACTCGGCCAAAGCAATCATAAGGGGAACGCCTACACCGATAGAGGCAAAAATAATGTGTACGAACAGGGTCAGGCCGGTTAGTATCCGGCTGAGCAAAACAGGGTCCAGGGATGACATGGTTACACTCCTCTTTCACATAATCGTTATGTAAGACAGCAGTTACTCTGCTTGAACGTGTATCTCAATAACTCATGATTCGGATGATGCTTTTCACAACGGCATACAGCACAACCACAGCGGCAACCAGACAGACGATGATGAGTGTTTTCTCTTGTTTACGGAACATATTCCTGCCGTCCTCCTTTTGCATGGGATGCAAATTATGGCTCTATAGACAGTTTGCAAAAGAAGTTGTTTTTTTATCCGGGAAAATTGAAAAACAAAAAAAGCCTTTCCCTTTATCACGCTTACGCGCTCAAGGGCAAAGGCTCTATTCCTAGGAATCATACTTAAATATGGATCATTAAAAAGTGAGACACATCTCTTCATCCATCATTACATTCAAACCAATACATCCTGCTTGGGCAGTCTTACCTTGAATGTACTTCCCTTGCCCGGTGCAGATATAAAGGTCAGCGTTCCCTTGTGATCCTCTACAATTTTACGGGAGATGTACAACCCGATTCCTGTTCCACCAATCTGCCGATGGTCCGAATTATCCACTCGATAAAATTTGTTGAATAACATGTCCTTCTCTTGCTCCGCAATCCCTATTCCATAATCACGGACATCAAGACATAGCCACTCCTCTTCTTCCCATAACGTAACATCGATGCGATCGGCTCCTGGAGAATACTTGACTGCGTTGCCCACCAGATTATGCAGAACCTGAACCATCCTGTTCTGGTCCGCGTAAGCAAAAAAGTCTCCATTAAACGTATGCACGTAGATTCGTTGGGCAGACTTCATATTCCACTGTTCAGCAACCCCTTCTACCAACTCAACCAGCGGTACATACGTCATATGGTAAGTCATGCCCTCATTATCGAGGCGCTGAATATCGAGTACATCATCGAGCAGACTGCTGAGCCGCTTGCCCTCGGAAGCGATCGTCTGCATGAATTCCTGCTGCTGAGCTGCTGGAAGGTCGTACATCATCATGAGTTCCACATACCCCATAATGGTGGCTACAGGCGTTCGAAGCTCATGAGATACCACGCTGATCAGTTCATTCTTCATCCGATCCAGCCGTTCTTCTCCCGTCCGGTCCCGGAAGACCAGCAGAAAGCCATGGTTTTTCCCCGGTACATCCATCTGCTTCATATATAACGAGAATACACTTTTCTCCGCATTGTTAAATATAAATTCAGTCTCAATAAATGCTGTTTCACCATCCAGAAATGCTTTGGTCTGTTCTAGCAGATTGAAATTATCCGTTAATACCATCGTATCAATCGCCTGCGCCAAATCTTCAATAGATCTGCCCAGAAAATCACCCAAACCAAACATCTCTTCGATCCTGCGGTTGACGATGGTTATGGTCCCTGATCGATCTGACATCACGAGCCCTTCCCGTACGGATTCAATAAATTGCTCACTGATATCTCGCTGTTCCTGAATGGCAATCTTTTCATTGAACAACTCCAGGTTCAGCTTCTCCAGCGCAAGAGCATGACGCACACGATCTTCTTCTGCTCTGGTCCGCTCCGTAATATCCTTGATAAACAGGTTATATAACGTCTCATTCTTGCCAAGCTGAATTTCTACAATTTTGTACTCAATCGGAAAGACGGAACCATCCCGGCGAATCCCTGAAATTTCATCTACGATCGTATATCTCTTACCTTCAACATAATCGAATCGCTCCAACAATTTCTTGATCTCGATGCAGCTTGCCCCCTGGAAAAGAGACGGTGCTTCCTTCTGTTGGATCACTTCTTCCCGACGTAACCCAAACATTCTTTCAGCCTCTGGATTAAACTCAACGATCTGTCCATTGGAGTCCACAGCGATAATGGCATCAATAGAGGATTCAATGATTGCACGTTTGACCTCTTCACTATTCTTGAGTTCCTTGGTGCGTTCTACGACCCTGTCCTCCAGCGTTAACTTGTCATGACGAATCTGTTCGAATTGTTCCAGCAGCACATCGGCCATTTTACGCAAATTACCAATCAGGATCTGTACTTCGGTTACATGGCTGGTGGGCCACTCCAGCTTCCCGTTTCGAAACAATATTCTCGGCAGAGAACCCGTCATTCTGGTCAGTCTTAACAGTGGGCTAACGACTTTTCTACTGAGAGGAGCCGCTACAATCATAGAAGCCACAATGATGATGAACAGGGATTGCAGCGTAGTCAGATATATCGATTCAATTCGGGGGTAATACTTGGACGAGTCAGTCACAATAAATACCCGATAAGGTGTTATATTTTTCATTTTTGCTTCGTAGATAAAGATGGCTTGTCTCCAATGATTCAATACATCGCTGTAATGGATATTAGCAGAACTTTTCAGCATGAGGTTATCCTTCGACTTCAGAATATTGAACCTGTCCATGTCCAGGTACCCACCAGGCTGAAGTGTATTTAAACCAGAAGCGATGACTGTATCATTCCGATCAAGCAGTATCACATTCACACCCAATAGATGATGATAACGCGCCATATTTTGTTCCATATTCTCGGATGTAACATACTCTTCATCAAGATCCTGTACAACCGCACTCGATGCGTATTTCATCTCACGTAATATGGCATCATTCATTTGACTCAACTGTCTTTGGCTATCGGCGGATAACAATACGAGCGAAACAAATACCACGAAGGCGACTACGTATTTAAACGCAATCCTTGTGAGTGGAATGGTTCCCGTGCGTTTTAATCTTTGCTCACCCATAGTGATCCAGAAATCCACCACAATACCTGCAATTAGAGCATTTACCATGCCAATCACGGCAATATACATATACTCATACTTCAAATCTTCTATATCCAAGCCCAACACATAATGTCCGCAATAGATAACCGGAAGTAACATCACTACCCAGAAGACAGCATTCGCCTTGATTAGGCTTCCGTTCTTCCAACGAATCTGCCAACCAAGCATCCAGAGCAATTCAATGAAATGCGCCATCATTACGGTTAAATTCCGTGGCTCGAAGCCGGCAATGATGTTATTCAACAGATGGATGACTGTAAAGGTGACCAATCCATAGATAGCCCCATGCAAACGAAGAGCAATGAGTACTGCTGCGCTGCCCACCATAATTTGCACACCATAGAATAACGTCAGTGGAAAAATAGTGCTTAGTGAGCCTAGCATAATTAGTATGCAGGTCCCAATCCAGGGAATCTGCAGCTTCGAGATCACCCAATCCAGCATCTGTATCTTCTTTATATGATCCATTAGCAGTTAACCTCATGAATCATTTTTTCTTCTGTTTTCAACAACAACGTTGGTTCCCCCTATAAACTTAAGCGGATACAATCTACATTTTTTCCCCTTAACTCGTTCTGATCTATTATACTGTAATTAGTAGTTGGTGTAGATTTGGGAAATTCTGAGTCATCGGCAACCTAATTGCATTCATGCTAAGATATTGAAGCTCAATAAAAAAAGTTTATTCCTTCTCTACATACACATCCTATATTTTGGAATACAAACATTAAAAAATTTGCGGCATTTATTCGCAATTCACCTTGTTTTTTTAGTAGTTTCTTAACATATTATTTTCACCAGGAGTGTGACCCTATGACGATCAAAGTACTTCTTATAGAGGATGAGAAAAATCTGGCCGACATGATTGCTTTCTTTCTGGAGGAGGAAGGATACATCACTGAACGGGTTCAACATGCCCGCGAGGCTCTTCAACTGTTTCCACAATTCCAGCCGGATATTGTTGTAACGGATCTCATGCTTCCTGAAATGGATGGAAATGATCTCGTAGAAGCCTTTCGCCAGCACTCCACTGTGCCTATTCTAATGATCTCCGCAAGCACCATGCTGAACGATCGACTGCGCGCATTACATAATGGTGCGGATGACTTTCTGTGCAAACCATTTAGTTTGAAAGAGTTGGATGCACGGATTAAAGCACTGCTGCGAAGATCAATCATTTCCTATCAGGATAAACCGGCAAAGGAAGACAAGCAGGCAGAGGTTACTGGGCATGTGAATGTGAATGAGTACAGAAGAACCCTGTTTGTGGATGGTGTTGAAATCGAGGTCACTCATATTGAGTTTGAGATTATGAAGGAATTGTACCGAAATCCGGGTAAAGTGTTCACCCGCAATGAACTGATGGATCGAATCAAAGGCTCCGAACGCGCCTATCTGGATCGTACCATCGATGTTCATATCTCAAGTCTGCGTAAAAAAATTGAGCCTGACCCCAAGAACCCACGTTATATTAAGACGGTTTGGGGAACAGGCTATAAATATGTGATCTAATCACGATCGTAACAATTGAAGTTAAAAACTATAGCCACATCCCTCTTTTATCTCATGGATAAGATGGGCGGTATGGCTATTTCTGATTTGTGGACAGACGATGAATGAAACCAATTCTCCATTTCCTTGATGAGATGATCCGGGTCTTGCTCGTTCCAGAGAAACATCTTCATCTCACCCGTGCCTGTAATCTGTTGCAGGTGTCGCTTCCGAATGAGGGATTTGAAATCAGTAATGACCAGTAACGGAAGTTGTGGCATAAAAGCCCGAATGGCATTTGCTGCTGACACTGCTTCTTCGGCAATCTGATAATCAACAATACAATACCGGGCATTTTCCCAACTTCCCCGATGTGTTTCTATCGCAGAACCAGATGTTGAGTCCTCCATCCAGTTCCTGAACAATTGAATAATATTCTCATATGCAATACGACGTTTACCATCCGAGAGCACGGTAATGGGTTCCATAAGTATAACCTCCAGTTGTTTCTTCCTATTATTGTGCCAATTTTCGTTTAAAAATGTTTGTGAGTGAACATGAAAGAAGTGTTAACAAATTTCGCACTTCTTCACACTAAGTGTCAGATATGCCCATATCGCTTCTGGTTGATTTCGCAGATTCCACACATTGATGTAAAATAGAGAAATACCCGTGTGATTTAATTAACGGGAGGTTAAGGATGAATTTGGTATTATAGGAGGTTACACTGATGAATATTGTTTCCATTGAACCAACACCGAGTCCAAATACGATGATGCTGCATCTCGATGAACGTCTGGAGGACGGAATTCGCAGAACATATACACTGGACAACGAACGATCCGCCCCGGCGTTCATTCGCCAGATGCTTCATATTCCCGGCGTAAAGAGTGTATTTCACACGACCGACTTCGTGGCGCTTGATCGCAAAGGAAACGCAGACTGGTCTGTCATTCTGGGCGAAGTCCAGA of Paenibacillus sp. FSL R5-0517 contains these proteins:
- a CDS encoding ATP-binding cassette domain-containing protein; the protein is MISTSGITLRYGKRALFEDVNIKFTPGNCYGLIGANGAGKSTFLKILSGEIESNSGEVHITPGERMAVLKQNHFEYDEYPVLETVIMGHSRLYAIMKEKDTLYAKADFTEEDGLRAGELEGEFAELNGWDAEPDAAALLIGLGIDRDMHDKKMNELSGNEKVRVLLAQALFGRPNNLLLDEPTNHLDLESIQWLENFLMDYEGTVIVVSHDRHFLNKVCTHIADIDFGKIQLYVGNYDFWYESSQLALALQRDANKKKEEKIKELQAFIQRFSANASKSKQATSRKKQLDKITLDDLRPSNRKYPFINFKPEREAGKQLLTVDRISKSIDGVKMLNDISFVVNKGDKIAFVGPNGNAKSLLFDILMGETELDSGEYTWGVTTTQAYFPKDNSKYFDGVDMTLVDWLRQYSKDQDETYLRGFLGRMLFSGEESLKKASVLSGGEKVRCMLAKMMQTGANALILDEPTNHLDLESITALNNGMIDFDGTMLFTSHDHQFIQTIANRIIEITPNGIIDRQMSYDEYLESDEIKELRNKMYPVEA
- a CDS encoding MBL fold metallo-hydrolase, encoding MPKIRYNNIDNVSTDKTLKEFKQWREQRRNKVKDYSYTVPKHPPELDYLHANREDTSITWIGHSTFFIQYYGLNIVTDPVWAEKMGFQRRLGAPGIPIQDIPPLDVILISHSHYDHLHLASLRKLITAKTLLIVPDGLKRKMIRKGFHRCHEMKWWEHITLGGVKITFVPAQHWTRRTLFDTNTSHWGGYVLEQHHLATTSAAESAATKSDQDHLSTAESGKNKSPKDSGGPPVLYFVGDTGYFQGFKTIGERFDIGITLMPIGAYDPEWFMTSQHVTPEEALQGFVETGSQLMVPMHYGTFKLADDTPKEALDRLEVERERLGIGKERIRVLGHGETLRIRHEEGKQD
- a CDS encoding ATP-binding protein, whose amino-acid sequence is MDHIKKIQMLDWVISKLQIPWIGTCILIMLGSLSTIFPLTLFYGVQIMVGSAAVLIALRLHGAIYGLVTFTVIHLLNNIIAGFEPRNLTVMMAHFIELLWMLGWQIRWKNGSLIKANAVFWVVMLLPVIYCGHYVLGLDIEDLKYEYMYIAVIGMVNALIAGIVVDFWITMGEQRLKRTGTIPLTRIAFKYVVAFVVFVSLVLLSADSQRQLSQMNDAILREMKYASSAVVQDLDEEYVTSENMEQNMARYHHLLGVNVILLDRNDTVIASGLNTLQPGGYLDMDRFNILKSKDNLMLKSSANIHYSDVLNHWRQAIFIYEAKMKNITPYRVFIVTDSSKYYPRIESIYLTTLQSLFIIIVASMIVAAPLSRKVVSPLLRLTRMTGSLPRILFRNGKLEWPTSHVTEVQILIGNLRKMADVLLEQFEQIRHDKLTLEDRVVERTKELKNSEEVKRAIIESSIDAIIAVDSNGQIVEFNPEAERMFGLRREEVIQQKEAPSLFQGASCIEIKKLLERFDYVEGKRYTIVDEISGIRRDGSVFPIEYKIVEIQLGKNETLYNLFIKDITERTRAEEDRVRHALALEKLNLELFNEKIAIQEQRDISEQFIESVREGLVMSDRSGTITIVNRRIEEMFGLGDFLGRSIEDLAQAIDTMVLTDNFNLLEQTKAFLDGETAFIETEFIFNNAEKSVFSLYMKQMDVPGKNHGFLLVFRDRTGEERLDRMKNELISVVSHELRTPVATIMGYVELMMMYDLPAAQQQEFMQTIASEGKRLSSLLDDVLDIQRLDNEGMTYHMTYVPLVELVEGVAEQWNMKSAQRIYVHTFNGDFFAYADQNRMVQVLHNLVGNAVKYSPGADRIDVTLWEEEEWLCLDVRDYGIGIAEQEKDMLFNKFYRVDNSDHRQIGGTGIGLYISRKIVEDHKGTLTFISAPGKGSTFKVRLPKQDVLV
- a CDS encoding cytochrome d ubiquinol oxidase subunit II — protein: MSFEIAGIAILWTFLFGYLIVASIDFGAGFFSFYSILTGHENKIHNIIQRYLSPVWEVTNVFLIFFVVGLVGFYPDSAFYYGTALLVPGSLAIVLLAIRGVYYAYNTYGNHGENSRIYMALYGATGLLIPAVFSTILAISEGGIIEQVGEEVFFRWREFLTNPYTWSVVLLALVSVLYISAMFLSYYAKRAGDEPAFEVLREYALLWSLPTIFASFLAFLQINKQNPAHFEQMVNISWMFIASFICFVIAVSLVWKRKYLGWCFIAVMLQFAFAWYGYGRSHLPYILYPYINIYDSFTNRTMGIALITAFSLGLLVLIPSLVLIMKLFLFDANYVRGNSGKKKG
- a CDS encoding response regulator transcription factor, giving the protein MTIKVLLIEDEKNLADMIAFFLEEEGYITERVQHAREALQLFPQFQPDIVVTDLMLPEMDGNDLVEAFRQHSTVPILMISASTMLNDRLRALHNGADDFLCKPFSLKELDARIKALLRRSIISYQDKPAKEDKQAEVTGHVNVNEYRRTLFVDGVEIEVTHIEFEIMKELYRNPGKVFTRNELMDRIKGSERAYLDRTIDVHISSLRKKIEPDPKNPRYIKTVWGTGYKYVI
- a CDS encoding cytochrome ubiquinol oxidase subunit I yields the protein MSSLDPVLLSRILTGLTLFVHIIFASIGVGVPLMIALAEWRGLRTNDMHYTLLARRWARGFVITVAVGVVTGTSIGLQLSLLWPMFMRVAGQAIALPLFMETFAFFIEAIFLGIYLYTWDRFKKKYTHMLLLIPVALGSSASAIFITTVNSFMNQPQGFTLINGIMKDIHPIAAMLNPATPTKVSHVLASSYTLSAGILAGIAAFSLLRGRDHVYYKKALKLTTVSALVFAISTVMIGDSSGKFLAKYQPEKLAAAEWHFKTMKEAPLVYGGILDENNEVKYAIEIPYALSILAGNRPDTEVKGLEEYPADLRPPLSIHYMFDLKVTTGVIILMIPVLYVLRRWLPGRKPYPKWLLLGIVLLGPLAMIAIELGWMFAEVGRQPWILRGYMKVSEAATTSTSVGWMLVLFILLYLILCFSCIRVLSKLFRNKEAEKELASLGLEGGIVH